Proteins found in one Amycolatopsis aidingensis genomic segment:
- a CDS encoding acyl carrier protein, whose product MAMFDTATTTHHELLVATAATMGAGAPPGGEIPPVLRELVGTSRRVAADATAASATQIADRLAGMDEEEQRRFLADLVRREVAAVLVHPSPDAIHLDREFHALGFNSLTAVELRNRLGSATGLRLQATLVFDYATPAALAEHLRAELVGSTGPQGPSVLAELDRLEAAMAASEPDEITRNGVADRLRQLLLRWSGADSTPESNGVAQRFESASADEILDFIDNELGRSRGQ is encoded by the coding sequence ATGGCGATGTTTGATACCGCCACCACCACCCACCACGAACTTCTCGTCGCCACCGCGGCGACCATGGGAGCGGGCGCCCCACCGGGCGGAGAGATACCGCCCGTACTGCGCGAACTCGTCGGTACCAGCCGCCGCGTCGCCGCGGACGCTACGGCGGCGTCCGCCACCCAGATCGCCGACCGGCTGGCCGGGATGGACGAGGAGGAACAGCGGAGGTTCCTGGCCGACCTGGTGCGTCGTGAGGTCGCCGCCGTACTCGTGCACCCATCGCCGGACGCGATCCACCTCGACCGCGAGTTCCATGCGCTCGGCTTCAACTCGCTGACCGCGGTGGAACTGCGCAACCGGCTCGGCTCCGCCACCGGCCTGCGGCTGCAGGCCACCCTGGTATTCGACTACGCCACCCCGGCCGCACTCGCGGAGCACCTGCGCGCCGAACTCGTCGGCAGCACCGGGCCACAGGGGCCGTCCGTGCTGGCCGAACTCGACCGGCTGGAGGCGGCCATGGCCGCAAGCGAACCCGACGAGATCACCCGAAACGGCGTTGCCGACCGGCTTCGACAGCTGCTGTTGCGCTGGAGCGGCGCGGACAGCACGCCCGAGTCGAACGGCGTGGCGCAGCGGTTCGAGTCCGCAAGCGCGGACGAGATCCTCGACTTCATCGACAACGAACTCGGCCGCTCGCGCGGCCAGTGA
- a CDS encoding HNH endonuclease signature motif containing protein: MTRTFGIDTSHMSEEELLTALGELEQQRRALYARELAVLAELDGRGTASQKGYRDLPTLTREVLRVNPSDARQRVAHARAVVRRYGPGGIPLEPDLPEVGAAAAEGVIGPEHIETIRATVDRFPQPVSLPDREHAEALLTKAAREYEPHTITTLGREILARLDQDGTPPTEDELARPERSLDWRETRGGRLHGTFDLDAETAAVLTGLIEPRAKPSSTTDEPDRRSKFQRQGDAFADVLRVAAGCPEEGPTEAGEPFTVMVTVTLEDLKHGTGYGLLHGQESYSAAQIRRMACDSYLVPAVLGGKGEILDIGQRTRAVPLAIRRALILRDRGCTFPGCRRKPKQCQAHHVIPWALGGATALYNLTLLCWYHHNLIHHTDWQVRMRNGLPEFIPPAFLDPERRPRRNLLHRQGKEGV; this comes from the coding sequence GTGACCAGGACCTTCGGCATCGACACCTCCCACATGAGCGAGGAGGAACTCCTGACCGCGCTGGGCGAACTCGAACAGCAGCGGCGAGCTCTGTATGCCCGGGAGCTGGCGGTCCTGGCCGAGTTGGACGGGCGCGGCACCGCGAGTCAGAAGGGGTATCGGGACCTGCCGACGTTGACCCGGGAGGTCCTGCGGGTCAACCCGTCTGACGCCCGCCAACGGGTGGCCCACGCCCGTGCGGTGGTGCGGCGCTACGGCCCGGGTGGCATACCCCTGGAACCCGACCTACCCGAGGTCGGCGCCGCCGCGGCCGAGGGGGTGATCGGGCCGGAGCACATCGAGACCATCCGCGCCACCGTGGACCGGTTCCCGCAGCCGGTCAGCCTGCCCGACCGGGAGCATGCCGAGGCGCTGTTGACCAAGGCCGCGCGGGAGTACGAACCCCACACCATCACCACCCTGGGCCGGGAGATCCTGGCCCGCCTGGACCAAGACGGCACCCCACCCACCGAAGACGAACTCGCCCGCCCGGAACGCTCCCTGGACTGGCGCGAAACCCGCGGCGGACGACTCCACGGCACCTTCGACCTGGACGCCGAAACCGCCGCGGTACTCACCGGGCTGATCGAACCCCGCGCCAAACCCTCCAGCACCACAGACGAACCCGACCGGCGCAGCAAGTTCCAGCGGCAAGGGGACGCGTTCGCCGACGTGCTGCGCGTCGCGGCCGGATGTCCCGAAGAAGGACCCACCGAGGCGGGCGAACCCTTCACCGTCATGGTCACGGTGACCCTGGAGGACTTGAAACACGGCACCGGATACGGGCTGCTGCACGGGCAGGAGTCCTACTCCGCCGCCCAAATCCGGCGCATGGCCTGCGACTCCTACCTCGTGCCCGCGGTGCTGGGCGGCAAAGGCGAAATCCTCGACATCGGACAACGCACACGCGCGGTGCCGCTGGCCATCCGCAGGGCTTTGATCCTGCGGGACCGCGGGTGCACCTTCCCCGGCTGCCGCAGAAAACCCAAACAATGCCAAGCCCACCACGTCATCCCCTGGGCCCTCGGAGGGGCCACAGCGCTATACAACCTCACCCTCTTGTGCTGGTACCACCACAACCTCATCCACCACACCGACTGGCAAGTCCGCATGCGCAACGGGTTGCCGGAATTCATCCCACCGGCCTTCCTGGACCCGGAGCGAAGACCCAGACGCAACCTCCTGCACCGACAAGGAAAGGAGGGCGTATGA
- a CDS encoding class I SAM-dependent methyltransferase, with amino-acid sequence MSTATRTDFDAELRRHNEVLRRACGIQSGEHVLDIGCGTGQTTRQAARKARAGSALGVDLSAPSIEHARQLASAEKLRNITFEHADAQTHPFPQDHFDLAISRFGTMFFADPAAAFANIRRALRPAGRLVMMVWQARDHNEWIVAIRRALEITDASGADAAGELNPFSLADPPAVTELLEAAGFAEVTFTDVHEPVYYGADIAAALAWIHGFTCTSETLKRLDHAAAERAVTRLRTTLAAHTREDGVWFDSRAWIVTARCR; translated from the coding sequence ATGAGCACGGCAACGCGAACGGACTTCGACGCCGAGCTGCGGCGCCACAACGAAGTACTGCGCAGGGCGTGCGGGATCCAGTCCGGCGAGCACGTCCTCGACATCGGCTGCGGGACAGGACAGACGACCCGGCAGGCCGCGCGCAAGGCCCGAGCAGGAAGCGCGCTCGGAGTCGACCTCTCCGCACCCTCTATCGAACATGCCCGCCAACTTGCCAGTGCAGAGAAACTCCGCAACATCACCTTCGAACACGCCGATGCCCAGACCCACCCGTTCCCGCAGGACCATTTCGACCTAGCGATCAGCAGGTTCGGCACGATGTTCTTCGCCGACCCCGCCGCAGCCTTCGCCAACATCCGAAGGGCGCTCCGCCCAGCCGGGCGGCTGGTGATGATGGTCTGGCAAGCCCGCGACCACAACGAATGGATCGTCGCCATCCGCCGCGCGCTCGAGATAACCGACGCATCGGGAGCCGACGCCGCGGGGGAACTGAATCCCTTCTCACTCGCCGATCCCCCGGCCGTGACGGAGCTCCTGGAAGCCGCGGGCTTCGCCGAGGTCACCTTCACCGATGTACACGAGCCTGTCTACTACGGGGCGGACATCGCCGCCGCCCTCGCCTGGATCCATGGCTTCACCTGCACCAGCGAGACGCTGAAGCGGCTGGACCACGCCGCCGCGGAGCGCGCGGTCACCCGGCTACGCACAACGCTCGCCGCACACACCAGGGAGGACGGCGTCTGGTTCGACTCCCGCGCCTGGATCGTCACCGCCCGGTGCCGTTGA
- a CDS encoding ferredoxin yields the protein MRISANTGRCVGAGQCVLQAPEVFDQDEDAMVTLHTDRPGEAARAAVSEAANLCPAGAITIHED from the coding sequence ATGCGGATCAGCGCGAACACCGGCCGTTGTGTCGGGGCAGGCCAGTGCGTGCTACAGGCGCCGGAGGTCTTCGACCAGGACGAGGACGCGATGGTCACGCTGCACACCGACCGGCCGGGGGAAGCCGCGCGGGCCGCGGTGTCCGAGGCGGCGAACCTGTGCCCCGCAGGGGCGATCACGATCCACGAGGACTGA
- a CDS encoding LysR family transcriptional regulator, producing the protein MIDVDLRYLTTLTAAVDEGSFGRAASRLGYAQSTVSQHIAALERAIGGRLFDRPGGPRRVQLTPLGEVVLPHAAELLAKAGAMHAAVERFKAGESRLTIGTFQSVSNTLLPVLIRMLRDEFPSCDIRLSEQEAEFPDLSTVDLLFYDLPIDDPGVEHVKLLDDPYHLVAPRGRFPDGPVDLSELDGAPMVAWPPDCAQPALEEELATNGIHPRIVFRAAGNETVLSMVRAGLGSAILPRLAIQAADTTTGRDLSIHALRPQVAQREIYLVRHAYRTPSPLAARAAQLAAEIAANRASGAMPTR; encoded by the coding sequence GTGATCGACGTGGATCTTCGATACCTGACTACCCTCACCGCCGCCGTCGACGAGGGTTCCTTCGGCCGGGCGGCGTCCCGGCTCGGCTACGCGCAGTCCACCGTCAGCCAGCACATCGCCGCCCTCGAGCGGGCGATCGGTGGCCGCCTCTTCGACCGCCCTGGCGGCCCGCGCCGGGTCCAGCTCACCCCACTCGGCGAGGTGGTACTGCCGCATGCCGCCGAGTTGCTGGCCAAGGCCGGCGCGATGCACGCCGCCGTGGAGCGGTTCAAAGCAGGCGAGAGCCGGCTCACGATCGGCACCTTCCAGAGCGTTTCCAACACGCTGCTGCCGGTTCTGATCCGCATGCTCCGCGACGAGTTTCCCAGCTGCGACATACGGCTTTCCGAGCAGGAGGCGGAGTTCCCGGACCTGTCAACCGTCGACCTGCTCTTCTACGACCTCCCCATCGACGACCCCGGCGTCGAACACGTCAAACTCCTCGACGACCCCTACCACCTCGTGGCACCCCGTGGGCGCTTTCCTGATGGCCCTGTCGATCTTTCCGAACTCGACGGGGCGCCGATGGTCGCCTGGCCGCCGGACTGCGCACAGCCTGCCCTGGAGGAGGAACTCGCCACCAACGGCATCCATCCCCGCATCGTCTTCCGCGCCGCAGGCAACGAAACCGTGCTGTCCATGGTCCGAGCCGGCCTCGGCTCGGCGATCCTTCCCAGGCTCGCGATCCAGGCCGCCGACACCACTACCGGGCGTGACCTGAGCATTCATGCGCTGCGTCCGCAGGTGGCCCAACGGGAGATCTACTTGGTGCGCCACGCCTACCGCACTCCCTCGCCGCTGGCGGCCCGCGCAGCCCAACTGGCCGCGGAGATCGCGGCGAACCGCGCGAGTGGAGCCATGCCTACCAGGTGA
- a CDS encoding cytochrome P450 — protein sequence MTVSQHGMLMASDLPFELRMCPHLRPVPEGSPARRVRTPAGDEAWLVTGHAEVRELLLDPRLGRSHPAPDSRAQYAGHPTYDQVTSADHQAADEMHAGLRAVMKPYFTTRRMLELQPRVEEFVAERTRRLIATGRPADLRETFSAPLLRQVFNELLGVPAADRERCAELMRLAAEGDLPGFLGYLGELVARRDEAAEDGMIAGLSAAGLPDEQVVQVSLLVQLAGFGATLKQIDYGILLLAHNPEQRAAVTGGPELRTRAVEEILRLSGSLSLPRYAREDIRLGEVTIGANELVLLDLTVANFDEQAFADPRGFDVERSPNRHLTFSHGAWTCLGAPLARLILRTTFAGLFGTLPGLTPATPLVAADEPGAPLSGGLPEQLLVTW from the coding sequence ATGACGGTGTCCCAGCACGGTATGCTGATGGCCTCCGACCTGCCGTTCGAGCTGCGCATGTGCCCGCACCTGCGGCCCGTGCCGGAAGGATCGCCCGCGCGGAGGGTGCGTACACCGGCCGGTGACGAGGCGTGGCTGGTGACCGGGCACGCCGAGGTGCGGGAACTGCTGCTGGACCCCCGGCTCGGCCGTTCGCACCCGGCCCCGGACAGCCGGGCCCAGTACGCCGGGCACCCGACCTACGACCAGGTGACCAGCGCGGACCACCAGGCTGCCGACGAGATGCATGCCGGGTTGCGCGCGGTGATGAAGCCGTACTTCACCACCCGGCGCATGCTGGAACTGCAGCCGAGGGTAGAGGAGTTCGTGGCGGAGCGGACCCGGCGGCTGATCGCCACCGGGCGACCCGCGGACCTGCGCGAGACCTTCTCGGCGCCGTTGCTGCGGCAGGTGTTCAACGAGCTGCTCGGTGTGCCCGCGGCGGACCGGGAACGCTGTGCCGAGCTGATGCGCCTGGCCGCCGAGGGTGACCTGCCTGGTTTCCTCGGGTACCTCGGGGAACTGGTTGCCCGCAGGGATGAGGCGGCCGAGGACGGCATGATCGCCGGGCTGTCCGCGGCGGGGCTGCCGGACGAGCAGGTGGTCCAGGTTTCCCTGCTGGTGCAGCTCGCCGGGTTCGGTGCCACCCTGAAACAGATCGACTACGGGATCCTGCTGCTCGCGCACAATCCGGAGCAGCGGGCCGCGGTGACCGGCGGCCCCGAGCTGCGTACCAGGGCCGTGGAGGAGATTCTCCGCCTGTCCGGCAGCCTCAGCCTGCCCCGCTACGCGCGCGAGGACATCCGGCTCGGCGAGGTGACCATCGGCGCGAACGAGCTCGTGCTGCTGGATCTGACCGTGGCGAACTTCGACGAGCAGGCCTTCGCGGATCCGCGCGGGTTCGATGTCGAGCGCTCCCCCAACCGGCATCTGACCTTCAGTCACGGCGCGTGGACCTGCCTCGGCGCGCCCCTTGCCCGGCTGATCCTCCGCACGACCTTCGCCGGGCTGTTCGGCACCCTGCCCGGTCTCACCCCGGCCACCCCGCTGGTGGCGGCGGACGAGCCGGGCGCGCCGCTGTCCGGCGGGTTGCCGGAACAGTTGCTGGTCACCTGGTAG
- a CDS encoding cytochrome P450 gives MTDVRSNVVDFPLRRRGAPFPPREYDGLREREGLVRAHLPSGQPVWLVSRHEDVRALLTDPRISANPANAGFPKVARTGGVPTQEEIPGWFVGLDPPEHDRFRKVLIPEFSVPRIRRWRPTIQRTVHECVDELLASDGAADLVADFALPVPSRIICTILGVPHADRDFFESRTQTLVDLAGTTEAERAEAVRQLLRHINRLIAIKRKWPADDLISRILGTGVVSEEEMSGVVMLLLIAGHETTANNIALGVVTLLSNPQWIGDDRIVDELVRFHSVADLVAMRTAVADIEIGGQLIRAGEGVMPLIAAANHDSCAFEHPRDFDPGRSARGHVGFGFGVHQCLGQNLVRAEMECVYRTLFERVPNLHLTRPVAELPFKYDGTLFGLHSLPVGW, from the coding sequence ATGACGGACGTCCGCTCGAATGTGGTGGACTTCCCGCTGCGCCGGCGCGGCGCGCCCTTTCCCCCGAGGGAGTACGACGGGTTGCGCGAACGGGAGGGTCTGGTGCGCGCGCACCTGCCGAGCGGCCAGCCGGTCTGGCTGGTGTCCCGGCACGAGGACGTGCGCGCCCTGCTCACCGATCCACGAATCAGCGCCAACCCGGCGAACGCGGGCTTCCCGAAGGTCGCACGGACCGGTGGGGTGCCGACACAGGAGGAGATACCGGGCTGGTTCGTCGGACTGGACCCGCCGGAGCACGACCGGTTCCGCAAGGTGCTCATTCCGGAGTTCTCGGTGCCGCGGATCAGACGGTGGCGGCCGACCATCCAGCGCACCGTGCATGAATGCGTGGACGAGCTGCTGGCAAGCGACGGGGCGGCGGATCTGGTGGCCGACTTCGCGCTGCCGGTGCCTTCCCGGATCATCTGCACGATCCTCGGGGTGCCGCACGCGGACCGGGACTTCTTCGAGTCCAGGACGCAGACCCTGGTCGACCTGGCAGGCACCACCGAGGCCGAACGCGCCGAGGCCGTCCGGCAGTTACTGCGGCATATCAACCGGCTGATCGCGATCAAACGGAAATGGCCTGCCGACGACCTGATCAGCCGCATCCTCGGCACCGGGGTGGTCAGCGAGGAGGAAATGTCCGGGGTGGTCATGCTGCTGCTGATCGCCGGGCACGAAACCACCGCGAACAACATCGCGCTCGGGGTGGTGACCCTGCTTTCCAATCCACAGTGGATAGGGGACGACCGGATCGTGGACGAGCTGGTGCGGTTCCATTCGGTGGCCGACCTGGTGGCCATGCGCACCGCGGTGGCCGATATCGAGATCGGCGGCCAGCTCATCCGCGCGGGCGAGGGGGTGATGCCGCTCATCGCCGCCGCCAACCACGACTCCTGCGCCTTCGAGCATCCGCGGGACTTCGACCCCGGCCGCTCGGCACGCGGTCACGTCGGCTTCGGTTTCGGCGTGCACCAGTGCCTCGGCCAGAACCTGGTGCGCGCCGAGATGGAGTGTGTGTATCGCACCCTGTTCGAACGGGTGCCGAACCTGCATCTGACGCGGCCGGTGGCGGAGCTGCCGTTCAAGTACGACGGCACCCTGTTCGGACTGCACTCCCTTCCGGTCGGCTGGTAG
- a CDS encoding LLM class flavin-dependent oxidoreductase translates to MATNPRSALWVPLFDELADPLLAARLAAEAEEAGWDGFFVWDRLTWSAPVTRVADPWISLAAAAAATESVRLGPMVTPVPRYRPAQLARQTAALDRLSEGRLTLGVGLGGDAYGAEFARTGEQIEDRVRAAMLDETMDILMAAWSGQPVRHRGPHYVIDDLAFLPTPAQQPRVPVWAAGYAGLSGPLHRAACVDGYFPVEVRHPDQLAEIEQRIRGLRPDPTAPFDIAISLVPGVDPAAYVAAGATWCMTELEPETITLDQVRGVLRDGPTITTPAEVTSS, encoded by the coding sequence ATGGCTACGAACCCCCGATCCGCGTTGTGGGTCCCGCTCTTCGACGAACTGGCCGATCCTCTCCTGGCGGCCCGGCTGGCCGCCGAAGCCGAAGAGGCAGGCTGGGACGGATTCTTCGTATGGGACAGACTCACCTGGTCCGCGCCGGTGACCCGGGTCGCCGACCCGTGGATCTCCCTTGCCGCGGCCGCAGCGGCGACCGAGTCGGTAAGGCTCGGCCCGATGGTCACGCCGGTCCCGCGTTATCGGCCCGCCCAGCTGGCTCGGCAGACCGCCGCACTGGACCGGCTCAGCGAGGGGCGGCTGACCCTGGGCGTCGGGCTCGGCGGCGACGCCTACGGCGCGGAGTTCGCCCGCACCGGAGAGCAGATCGAGGACCGGGTCCGGGCCGCGATGCTGGACGAGACCATGGACATCCTGATGGCCGCCTGGTCGGGGCAACCCGTGCGGCACCGCGGACCGCACTACGTGATCGACGATCTCGCCTTTCTGCCCACCCCGGCTCAGCAGCCGCGCGTGCCGGTCTGGGCCGCCGGTTACGCGGGCCTCAGCGGACCGCTGCACCGCGCGGCATGCGTGGACGGGTACTTCCCGGTCGAGGTGCGGCACCCCGATCAGCTCGCGGAGATCGAGCAGCGGATCCGCGGCCTTCGCCCCGACCCCACCGCGCCCTTCGACATCGCGATATCTCTGGTACCCGGCGTCGATCCCGCCGCGTACGTCGCCGCCGGCGCCACCTGGTGTATGACCGAACTCGAACCGGAGACGATCACGCTCGACCAGGTGCGGGGAGTGCTCCGCGACGGCCCCACCATCACTACCCCAGCGGAGGTCACCTCATCATGA